A genomic stretch from Acidobacteriota bacterium includes:
- a CDS encoding C39 family peptidase — MKILFRSFISSINVLLPLFLSLITLTLLLFTLPLTLVQSGEEVPIQEEYLIKNVPFFSQEEHQCGPASLASVLNFWGAAISPEKVAKEIYSQSAKGTLWIDLALYAREQGFSAMQYYGHWEDLKENIRAGFPLIVFVDYGISAIQANHFMVVVGCNKDGVIVHSGKERERFEKKKKFMKAWRKTQNWTLLIKPYQSIM, encoded by the coding sequence ATGAAAATTCTCTTTCGCTCATTTATCTCATCAATAAATGTTCTCCTCCCCCTCTTTCTCTCTCTAATCACTTTAACTCTATTGTTGTTCACTCTACCCCTCACTCTGGTTCAATCCGGGGAGGAGGTTCCCATCCAAGAGGAATATCTTATAAAGAATGTTCCTTTCTTTTCCCAGGAGGAACATCAGTGCGGACCGGCATCCCTGGCTTCCGTTTTGAATTTCTGGGGTGCTGCCATATCACCCGAAAAAGTAGCAAAGGAGATCTACAGCCAATCGGCGAAAGGAACACTCTGGATCGATCTCGCTCTCTACGCAAGAGAGCAAGGATTTTCTGCCATGCAGTACTACGGTCACTGGGAGGACCTCAAAGAGAACATCCGGGCCGGATTCCCTCTCATCGTCTTCGTTGACTACGGTATTTCAGCCATCCAGGCCAACCACTTCATGGTTGTCGTGGGATGCAATAAAGATGGGGTTATTGTCCACTCCGGAAAAGAGAGAGAGAGGTTCGAAAAGAAAAAGAAATTTATGAAGGCCTGGAGGAAGACGCAGAATTGGACACTCCTCATTAAGCCTTATCAAAGTATCATGTGA
- a CDS encoding tetratricopeptide repeat protein, giving the protein MRGFYFPFLISLLASSVFVVFSCSLPRIIITRDPLTPEEHINLGVAYEKKGELDNALGEYLKASRKLPIASLYMGNIYFQKGDMKKAEQSYRKAIRKIPQNADAYNNLAWLYYSKKENLEEAEELARKALSLDPSKSAIYLDTLEKIRALKKSQALAK; this is encoded by the coding sequence ATGAGAGGATTTTATTTTCCTTTTCTTATTTCCCTCTTGGCGTCTTCCGTTTTTGTAGTCTTCTCCTGTTCTCTCCCCAGGATCATCATCACCAGAGACCCGCTCACGCCTGAGGAGCATATCAATCTGGGTGTGGCTTATGAGAAGAAGGGAGAGCTGGACAACGCCCTGGGAGAATATCTTAAGGCATCAAGGAAGCTTCCCATCGCCTCTCTCTACATGGGAAACATCTATTTCCAGAAAGGGGACATGAAAAAAGCAGAGCAATCTTACAGAAAAGCCATCAGAAAGATTCCGCAGAATGCCGATGCTTACAATAACCTTGCCTGGCTCTACTATAGCAAAAAAGAGAATCTTGAGGAAGCTGAGGAACTTGCCCGGAAAGCCCTTTCCCTTGATCCCTCCAAATCCGCCATCTACCTTGACACTCTTGAAAAAATCAGAGCCCTCAAAAAGTCGCAAGCCCTGGCAAAATGA
- a CDS encoding PA2779 family protein has protein sequence MSTKLIKSTAKILVAVMFLWGIAPRIEAGFSPSELVAMQQTDRAVDIAKIQKALESKMVTERLEALGFTQGEIKTRLDKLSDQELHQIALKVDELKAGGDGLGVVIAILVIAILVVILLKLTGHKIEVKKE, from the coding sequence ATGAGCACGAAACTTATAAAGAGCACGGCGAAGATTCTTGTTGCTGTCATGTTCCTGTGGGGCATCGCGCCACGAATTGAGGCAGGGTTTTCCCCTTCCGAACTGGTCGCCATGCAGCAGACAGACCGGGCTGTGGACATCGCAAAGATTCAGAAGGCACTGGAATCGAAGATGGTAACGGAAAGGCTGGAAGCCCTAGGTTTCACGCAAGGAGAAATCAAGACCAGGCTGGACAAGCTGAGCGACCAGGAGCTCCATCAGATTGCCCTGAAGGTTGATGAACTCAAGGCCGGAGGGGATGGGCTGGGTGTTGTCATTGCGATTCTTGTCATTGCCATTCTTGTTGTCATCCTGCTGAAACTAACCGGTCACAAGATTGAAGTCAAAAAGGAATGA